In Microbacterium lushaniae, the following are encoded in one genomic region:
- a CDS encoding ABC transporter ATP-binding protein, with the protein MTTRAPEDVIVVDALRKVYDEKEAVAGITFSVRRGEVFGLLGPNGSGKTTALETIVGLRRPTSGTVTVLGVDPARDRRRITERVAVQPQAAALFPTLTVRETIQLFASFYGARQDPEAIIEEVGLQDEARARVKNLSGGQERRLLIGIALVGKPEILVLDEPSAGLDPASRRNLWSIIERQRERGTSVLLSTHHMDEATQVCDRLAILVHGSIAVEGEPDALIRQYSATATVSFTLPPTTTGIDINALGLTGDITTTETYGGTRVAVVTDDADAVLRRLTFTPGLHAFDYAVKHGSLEDVFLDAADRKPTESTNVMP; encoded by the coding sequence ATGACCACCCGAGCGCCCGAGGATGTGATCGTCGTGGACGCGCTGCGGAAGGTCTACGACGAGAAGGAAGCGGTCGCGGGCATCACCTTCTCGGTGCGTCGGGGTGAGGTATTCGGGCTACTCGGCCCCAACGGGTCAGGCAAGACCACAGCGCTGGAGACGATAGTCGGGTTGCGTCGCCCGACCTCCGGCACCGTCACCGTTCTCGGCGTCGATCCGGCAAGGGACCGCCGCCGCATCACTGAACGCGTCGCGGTGCAGCCCCAGGCGGCGGCGCTGTTTCCCACCCTGACCGTGCGCGAGACGATCCAGTTGTTCGCCTCCTTCTACGGGGCGCGCCAGGACCCCGAGGCGATCATCGAAGAAGTCGGGCTCCAAGACGAAGCGCGCGCCCGCGTCAAGAACCTCTCCGGCGGACAGGAACGCCGCCTCCTGATCGGAATAGCACTGGTCGGCAAGCCCGAGATTCTCGTCCTGGACGAGCCCTCCGCCGGTCTTGACCCGGCATCGCGGCGCAACCTCTGGAGCATCATCGAACGACAGCGCGAGCGTGGTACGTCGGTACTGCTCTCGACTCACCACATGGATGAAGCCACACAGGTGTGCGACCGGCTCGCGATCCTCGTCCATGGGAGCATCGCGGTCGAAGGGGAGCCCGATGCCCTCATCCGGCAGTACTCGGCGACCGCGACCGTCTCGTTCACGTTGCCGCCGACGACCACCGGCATCGACATCAACGCACTCGGGCTGACCGGCGACATCACGACCACCGAAACGTACGGCGGCACCCGCGTAGCCGTGGTGACCGATGACGCCGACGCGGTGCTGCGCCGTCTGACCTTCACCCCCGGGCTCCACGCGTTCGACTACGCCGTCAAACACGGTTCCCTGGAAGACGTGTTCCTCGACGCCGCCGACCGGAAGCCCACGGAATCCACCAACGTGATGCCATGA